From the genome of Corallococcus macrosporus DSM 14697:
GTGGAGGGCCTGGAGCCGGACCCGCACTTCCCACCCACACCCTCCGTCAAGGCGAGCGCCACGCGCCCGGGCCGGCTGAACGCGCGCTTCACCTTCGACACCTTCGTGGTGGCGGACAGCAACCAGCTCCCGGCCGCGGCGGCGCAGGCCGTGGCGGACAAGCCGGGCCACCACTACAACCCGCTCTACATCTACGGCGGCACGGGCCTGGGCAAGACGCACCTGCTCCAGGCCGTGGGCAACTTCATCTGGGAGCGAGACCCCACCCAGCGCGTGGTGTTCCTCTCCAGCGAGCAGTTCACCAACGAGTACGTGGAGAGCGTCCGCGAGCACCGCATGGGGGACTTCCGCCGGAAGTTCCGTGAGGAGTGCGACGTGCTCCTCATCGACGACATCCAGTTCCTCGGCAAGCGTGAGGAGACGCAGAAGGAGTTCTTCTACACCTTCAACACGCTCTACGAGATGAACAAGGCCATCGTCCTCACCAGCGACACGGTGCCCGCGGAGATTCCGGGCCTGGAGGACCGGCTGCGCAGCCGCTTCGCCATGGGGCTGATGACGGACATCCGCGAGCCCACCTACGAGACGCGGGTGGCCATCCTCCAGAAGAAGGCCGTGGCGGAAGGGTTGGATTTGCCGGACTCGGTGGCGCACTTCATCGCCAAGCACATCCAGAAGAACGTGCGCGAGCTGGAAGGCGCGCTGGTGAAGCTGTCCGCGGTGCACAGCCTGACGCGCCAGCCGGTGACGGAGGACTTCGCGTCGCAGGTGCTGCGCGACATCCTCCCCGCCCAGAGCGCGGTGGACGTGGAGTCCATCCAGCGCGAGGTGGCCCGCTTCTACAAAGTCACGGTGGAGTCCTTGAAGGAGGACCGCCGTCACAAGGCCCTGGCCCACGCGCGCCAGGTGGCCATGTACCTCAGCCGCAAGCTGACCAAGAGCTCCTTCCCGGAGATCGCCGCGCGCTTCAGCAAGGACCACTCCACCGTCATCTCCGCGGTGCGCAAGGTGGAGGGCCTCCGCCTCACGGACGCCACCGTGCAGCGCGAGCTGGCGGAGCTGGAGTTGAAGCTCGGCAACCCCTGAGACAGCCGCGCACAGCCAGGATTGGCTCACGGTCGCGTATGCGGGGGAGTGAGCCCGCGCGTGAAGAGCCTGGTCGTGCTGCTCGCCGTGCTGACGGCAGGTGCGCTGTGGCGTGCGGGCCAGGGGACGCGGGTTCCGGAGGTGCCGCCGGCTGTCACGGGCCCCGTCACGCCGCACCTGGATGAGGACGCACCCACACCGGACCCCGAGGAAGTCCTCCCCGGCGTGAAGGGGCGGGAGCGGGTGCTCGTCGTGGGGCACCGGCTCCGCTACACGTTCGACCTGGACACCCGGACCCACACGGAGCCTTCAGCGGGCGCGCGGGAGTCCCTGCACACGGGCTGGAGCGGCCTGCTCGAGCTCACCTACCTGGGCCAGGAGGGCGACCAGCACCTGTTCTCCGCCCAGCTCGTGCCCACGCGGATGGACGTGGAGGCCGGTGAGACGCCGCTGACGGGTGACGCTGCGCTGCAGGTGCTCCAGGCCATGTTCGAGCGGCCGCTGTACGTGGGTCAGGACGTCCGGGGGAGGGTGATGGCCGTGCACTTCGATGCGGCGCAGGACGCGACGGCGCGGAGGCTCGTGCGGCGGCTGCTCGCGGCGACGCAGTTCGTGGCGGAGGACGGCTCGCGCTGGAGCACCGAGGAGTCGGACACGCGGGGTGACTTCGAGTCCGTGTACCGCGCGGGCGGCAGCGCCAACACCTACGTGAAGACGAAGCGGCGGTACCTGCGCGCCACCTCGCCGCTGCTGCCACGGCTGCAAGGCCACCTGGACTTCGCCCTCTTCACGGATGGGCATGTGAGGGACGTGACGGGCTCGGACGTGGTGGAGCGGGGTGGGGGGAGCGGACTGCCGCGCATCCGAGAGGAGACGCGGGTCGCGATGATCAACGTGGGCGTGGACTACCGGCTCTCGTCGCTGCGGCCCTTCCACGCCACGCGGGCGACGCTGCGGGCGGAGCGGCTCACGGCCTCGGAGGCGCCGGCTGGAGGGACGGGCGTTTCGCTGGAGGCGCGGGATGGCCTGCCGCGGACGGAACGGCATACGGCCTCGGAGGCGCCGGCTGGAGGGACGGGCGTTTCGCTGGAGGCGCGGGATGGCCTGCCGCGGACGGAACGGCTCACGGCCTCGGAGGCAGTGCCTGGAGGGGAGGGGGCTTCGCTGGCGACACGAGACAGGGAGCTCGTGAACGGGGCGAAGCTGGATGACCTGCTACCGACGCTGGCGAAGCGCGAGCGCCGGGACGCGGCACGACTGACGGCCCTGTTCCGCGTGAATCTGGCGGAGGTGGACCGGGCCGTGACGCTGCTGCGTCAGGGCGCCTCGGAGGAGGTGCACTCCGAGCAGATACTGGAGGCGCTGGCCAGCGCGGGGACGCCTGAGGCCCAGCGGGCGCTGGTATCCGTGCTGGAGGGGGAGCGGATCCACCCGAAGACGCGGGCCCAGGCCGCACGGGCGGCGGGGCGGATGGATCGGCCTTCACTGCTGCTGGGCGATGCGCTGGAGCGTGTGCTGGAGGAGGCGACGGGTGACGCAGGTGTGAGGCGCGAGGCGGCGCTGTCGGTGGGGGCGCTGTCGAAGGCCCTGGAGGTCCCGGAGCCGGGCCGGAGCAAGGCGCTGGTGGAGGGCCTCGTGAGACGCTGCCGCGCGGGCTCGTTGGAGACCGTGGTCTGCCTGGATGCCCTGGCCCGAGCAGGCGCTCTGGCGGGGCTCGATTACGTGAAGTCGGCGCTCGTCCACCCGGAAGCGGAAGTGCGTGGCGCGGCGACGGGGGCGCTTCGCTCCATCCCTGGCGCGGCGGTGGATGCCTTGCTGGACCAGGTGATGCTCGACGACCCGAGCGCGAGGGTGCGTGCGCTCGCGGTGAAGGCGATTTCCCAGCGGGTGGCCGGCGCCCACATGGAAGCGTTGGCCCGGGCACTGCGCGCGGAGCGGAGTGAGCGTGTCCGCATCGAAGTGGTGCGGCTGCTGGGCCACCTGCGGACCGTGGAGCCTCCCACCATGGCCTTGCTTCGCGACGTCGCCGCCAACGATGGGTCCGCGAAGGTGCGCGCGCTGGCGGCGGCGCTGCTCGGTGAGTAGGGCGAAGTGCCGGGCGGCTGCGTTCGCCCGGCACCCGCTCATCGTCGCGGTGCTGACCAGGCAGGGCGATGTGCAGAACGCGTGAGCCCATCCGGCACCCGCTCTCAATCTCCGGAGCTACGCGCCCTTGCGGCGGCGGCCCACGACGACCCGCATCAACCCCACGAGCATCCACGGGAGCAGCGCGGCGGGAGACGCGGACTGGCAACCGCAGCCGCTGTCCGGAGGCGGGGGCGGCGGAGACGTCCCCGCGTCCTGCCTTGAACCGGCGTCGGTGCCCGGCTCCGTCCCTGAGTCAGGCGCTTCGCCCGGGCCGGCGTCCGGCTCCGTGCCTGCATCCTGCTCACCAGCGCCCGCGTCCGGCTCCTCACCTGGGCCCGCGTCCGGCTCCGTGCCTGCATCCTGCTCACCGGCGCCCCCATCCGGCTCCTCGCCCGGCCCCGCGTCCGGCTCCGTCCCAGTGCCTCCATCGGTTCCACTGTCCGGGTCCTCACCCGTTCCGCCGTCCGTATGCGCGAGCGACGCCCGCGCGATGAACACGGCCGTGCCCCACTCCTCCTGGTCGTTGTCCGGCGGCGCCAGCCCCGCGGCCAACGCGACATCCCCCCGCAGGTTGATGCTGGGCGCGCCAGCGAACACCGGGTTGGACGGCGTCTCCTGGTCGATGCGCGCCGGGCCCAGGTCCGAGTCCACGAGGTCGTGCTCGCTCACGACCCGCTTCAGCGCATTGCCGTCGCTGACCCACACCGCGCGCAGGTTCGCGGCGTCAATGGCCCGGAACACCACGAGCCCATGGTCGTTCATGTCCGGCGGGAAGAACTCCAACTGCCGGATGTCCCCCACGCCGTCCTGGGCAATCACCCGCAAATCCGTCCCATTCCAGAACCACAGCGTCGTGACGTTCCGCTCGGACGCATCCCGGGCCGACCCCAGGAACGCCACCTGTCCCACGTTGTTGAACGCCGGCTGCACGGACGCGAAGCGGTACACCGGTGAGCTCGCGTCCAGCCCACGCGTCCGCGCCACGAGCCGCGGCTCCGCGTGCGGGCTGAAGATGCGCAGCTCCTGGAAGAACTCCGAGGACGCGGACGCGAGGTCCACCACCCCCGCCATCTGCTCCCCGTCGTTCAGCCTGGGTGAGTACAGGAACGAATAGGGGCTCGTGCTGTCGGCGACCTCGTCGCTGGCCAGGAGGGTCGCCGAGCTCTGGACCGAGACGACATAGGATTGCCCTCCTCCCCCATACGAAGCGCGAAAGCCGGTCCTGTCGGCCTCGTTGAGCTGCAAGCTGCTCCAGTTCGAGGCGCCAATCGGGACGCGGTCGATGCGCACCGTGTCCGGACTGGCGACATTCAACTGATAGATGCCGTTCTGGTTCGCCGCGGAAGCCCCGGTGACGGCGAAGGTCAACGTGCCGGAGGAGCTGAGCCCCGGGTCGCTGAGGCGGGCGTCTTCACCCAGGTCCGGGAGCATGTAGATGCGCTGCCCCGTGCCCTCCCGGCCCCACCACACCGCCTCGCGTCCCTCGGGGGTAATCGCCAGGCGGAAGGCAAGCTGCCCATCGTCGGTGAGCGGTATCTGGAGACTCCCCGCCAGCAGGTTGCCCGGCGCCAGGTTGTAGGCGCCGGACGCGTTCCCTCGCAGGTTGGTCCGCGCCTGGAGCTCCAGGGTGTATTCGGGCATCGCCGCCCAGGCAGGCGCGGCCAGCGCGAGCACCCCCAGCGCCAGCGTCTTCCCACGGACCTGACAGGCCCGCGCACTCCACTTCCGTCCCGCGAGTGACATGGATGCTGCCTCCCATTTTTCAAAGGAAGGCAGATTATCACTGACTCCCGACGCTCAGTCAGTGCGCCGCGGGGGTCGGCGCCGTGGAGATGGTCTCCAATGTTTCACTGACCTCCGCCTCCGCCAGCTCCTCCAGCAAGTCACTCAGCGCGACAATCCCCACCAGCTTCTTGTTCCGGTCCAGCGCGAGGATGCGGCGGACACCCTTCGCCCTCATCATCTCCGCCACCACGGAGAGGTCCTCGTCCTCGAAGGCGTATTCGAGCTGCCCCGTCATCGCCTCCGCCACCGTCGTGCCGTTGGGGTCCTTTCCCTGGGACACCGCCCGCACCACGATGTCGCGGTCGGTGATGATGCCCGTCAGCCGCTCACCGTCGCACACGGGCAGCGGGCCCACGTTCTGCTCGCGCATCTTCAACGCGGCGGCCTTCAATGAGTCCTTCGCGTTGATGACCGTGGGGTCCTTCGTCATCACGTCTCGTAGCTTCTTCATCACTCGGCTCCTTGCTCGGGTTCGAGCCCCACCGCTCAGGCCTCGGGCACCCACAGCGAGCGCAGGTCGGCGGGGAGCTGGCCCATGACGTCGTCGGCCTCGCCCTCGCTGATGTGATTGCGCACCGTGGTGAACACGGCGCGGGCCAGGCGCTCGGCCTCGTTGGGCGTGGTGTCCAGCTCCTCGGCCACCACGGCGAGGAACTGCTCCAGCTTGTACTTCCTGGCCACCTTGCCCTCGTGACGGGGGCACCGCTTCAGCATGTCCGTCACCTTGCGCGGGAGCTGGGCCTCCAGGTGCTTCGCCTCGGTGTCCATGAGGCGCTGCTCCAGCAGGCACAGCACGGACTGCGTCGCCTTCTCCGCCAGGTCGCGGACGACGCCCGCGTTGGCTTCGAGGTCCTTCAGGAAGACGGCATAGGTGCTCGCCGCATGTGATTCGCTGCGCTGCTCCTTGAGGCTGGGCGTGGCGCCCCGGCGCTCCCCTGCCTCTGCCTGTTCCTCACGAATGTTCGCCATGACGGTGGCCTCCCCGGTGTCGGGCTTGGGTGTCTTCCGTGAGCGTGAGCACCCCACGTCCCCCAGGCACCCGCCGCCCCCCGCGCGCCGGGGTGACGGGGTGGGGAGCGAGCCATGCACCGGCGGGACCGCCTCGGCGCCGTCAGTCCACCGCACCGCCGAACAGCGCCACCATCCGCTGCCAGTGCAGCACGCCCCAGAGCACCAGCGCGGTCAGCGCCAGGCCCACCGCGCCGAGCGACTCCCAGCGCCGGCCAATGGGCGGCCGCGCCTCCGGGTCCACCCGCCGCAACGCCACCACGCCCAGGATGAGGGCCAGCATGGCCATTCCCAGGAAGAGGACGCTCAGCACCCACCACACGCCGAAGAAGGAGAGCAGCGACGCCAGCACGGGCAGGAACAGCGAGCCCACGCCCAGGGACAGCGCGTGCCGGGCGAGGGGGTTGTTGA
Proteins encoded in this window:
- the dnaA gene encoding chromosomal replication initiator protein DnaA, with amino-acid sequence MNALAQAATPSPSAGILWARMLDAIRQEKFDYALRWLERMRPLEVRDGALVMGVPDRFFRDWVDDHYRPLLDTQLARMGEGLSTIAYEVVEGLEPDPHFPPTPSVKASATRPGRLNARFTFDTFVVADSNQLPAAAAQAVADKPGHHYNPLYIYGGTGLGKTHLLQAVGNFIWERDPTQRVVFLSSEQFTNEYVESVREHRMGDFRRKFREECDVLLIDDIQFLGKREETQKEFFYTFNTLYEMNKAIVLTSDTVPAEIPGLEDRLRSRFAMGLMTDIREPTYETRVAILQKKAVAEGLDLPDSVAHFIAKHIQKNVRELEGALVKLSAVHSLTRQPVTEDFASQVLRDILPAQSAVDVESIQREVARFYKVTVESLKEDRRHKALAHARQVAMYLSRKLTKSSFPEIAARFSKDHSTVISAVRKVEGLRLTDATVQRELAELELKLGNP
- a CDS encoding HEAT repeat domain-containing protein; the protein is MKSLVVLLAVLTAGALWRAGQGTRVPEVPPAVTGPVTPHLDEDAPTPDPEEVLPGVKGRERVLVVGHRLRYTFDLDTRTHTEPSAGARESLHTGWSGLLELTYLGQEGDQHLFSAQLVPTRMDVEAGETPLTGDAALQVLQAMFERPLYVGQDVRGRVMAVHFDAAQDATARRLVRRLLAATQFVAEDGSRWSTEESDTRGDFESVYRAGGSANTYVKTKRRYLRATSPLLPRLQGHLDFALFTDGHVRDVTGSDVVERGGGSGLPRIREETRVAMINVGVDYRLSSLRPFHATRATLRAERLTASEAPAGGTGVSLEARDGLPRTERHTASEAPAGGTGVSLEARDGLPRTERLTASEAVPGGEGASLATRDRELVNGAKLDDLLPTLAKRERRDAARLTALFRVNLAEVDRAVTLLRQGASEEVHSEQILEALASAGTPEAQRALVSVLEGERIHPKTRAQAARAAGRMDRPSLLLGDALERVLEEATGDAGVRREAALSVGALSKALEVPEPGRSKALVEGLVRRCRAGSLETVVCLDALARAGALAGLDYVKSALVHPEAEVRGAATGALRSIPGAAVDALLDQVMLDDPSARVRALAVKAISQRVAGAHMEALARALRAERSERVRIEVVRLLGHLRTVEPPTMALLRDVAANDGSAKVRALAAALLGE
- a CDS encoding CBS domain-containing protein, translating into MKKLRDVMTKDPTVINAKDSLKAAALKMREQNVGPLPVCDGERLTGIITDRDIVVRAVSQGKDPNGTTVAEAMTGQLEYAFEDEDLSVVAEMMRAKGVRRILALDRNKKLVGIVALSDLLEELAEAEVSETLETISTAPTPAAH
- a CDS encoding MXAN_5453 family MXYO-CTERM-anchored protein, which translates into the protein MSLAGRKWSARACQVRGKTLALGVLALAAPAWAAMPEYTLELQARTNLRGNASGAYNLAPGNLLAGSLQIPLTDDGQLAFRLAITPEGREAVWWGREGTGQRIYMLPDLGEDARLSDPGLSSSGTLTFAVTGASAANQNGIYQLNVASPDTVRIDRVPIGASNWSSLQLNEADRTGFRASYGGGGQSYVVSVQSSATLLASDEVADSTSPYSFLYSPRLNDGEQMAGVVDLASASSEFFQELRIFSPHAEPRLVARTRGLDASSPVYRFASVQPAFNNVGQVAFLGSARDASERNVTTLWFWNGTDLRVIAQDGVGDIRQLEFFPPDMNDHGLVVFRAIDAANLRAVWVSDGNALKRVVSEHDLVDSDLGPARIDQETPSNPVFAGAPSINLRGDVALAAGLAPPDNDQEEWGTAVFIARASLAHTDGGTGEDPDSGTDGGTGTEPDAGPGEEPDGGAGEQDAGTEPDAGPGEEPDAGAGEQDAGTEPDAGPGEAPDSGTEPGTDAGSRQDAGTSPPPPPPDSGCGCQSASPAALLPWMLVGLMRVVVGRRRKGA
- a CDS encoding DUF2267 domain-containing protein, producing the protein MANIREEQAEAGERRGATPSLKEQRSESHAASTYAVFLKDLEANAGVVRDLAEKATQSVLCLLEQRLMDTEAKHLEAQLPRKVTDMLKRCPRHEGKVARKYKLEQFLAVVAEELDTTPNEAERLARAVFTTVRNHISEGEADDVMGQLPADLRSLWVPEA